A stretch of Ectothiorhodospiraceae bacterium BW-2 DNA encodes these proteins:
- a CDS encoding arginine--tRNA ligase yields the protein MNVKSHLSTLLATAMEQFSISIDDATSFKEATNPRFGDYQTNIALVQANRRGEPPRIFAEAIIDTLKPLAPDICFEIAGAGFINAKLTAAFITSTLSSLLHSPSLGVSHPSSSAPIVVDYSHPNLAKEMHVGHLRSTIIGDTIVKVLEFTGHSVIRHNHMGDWGTQFGMLIAYLDECEQFSGERSLADLEGFYRAAKRRFDEDPDFKTKAREFTVRLQQGDGKCRDLWQRFISTSIEHCAEIYDKLDVSLRREDVVPESFYNDDLPRVIDDLRHKDLITESEGALCVFLDEFKNDNDEVVPVIVQKSDGGFLYSTTDLAAIRYRANVLKAQRIIYVVDSRQTLHLQQVFAVARHADFLPPQTSLEHMPFGTMMGKDGKPFKTRQGDTVKLLDLLNEAEHQALSIIEDKNPDLEESEKRALAHTIGIGAVKYADLSKARTNDYIFDLQSMLSLEGNTAPYLQYAYTRIVSIFRKIDYNPSDADLSADYSFQHPNERTLAVSLTRFSETVEAVAHTGMPHLLCNYLYSLAKHFMSFYESCPISTEADQSVREARLALCHGSSQTLKVGLSLLGIAVVERM from the coding sequence ATGAATGTAAAATCACACCTTTCCACTCTTCTTGCTACGGCAATGGAACAGTTTTCCATCTCTATTGATGATGCAACCTCATTTAAAGAGGCGACTAATCCGCGCTTCGGTGATTACCAAACAAACATTGCCCTAGTTCAAGCCAACAGACGAGGAGAGCCCCCACGCATCTTCGCCGAAGCAATTATCGATACTCTCAAGCCACTTGCCCCCGATATTTGTTTTGAAATAGCGGGCGCTGGCTTCATTAACGCTAAATTAACGGCTGCTTTCATTACCTCAACCCTCTCTTCTCTGTTGCACTCCCCCTCCTTAGGGGTTTCCCACCCTAGTAGTTCTGCGCCAATTGTTGTCGATTACTCCCATCCCAATCTCGCTAAGGAGATGCATGTTGGCCACCTACGCAGCACAATTATAGGTGATACGATTGTCAAAGTGCTCGAATTTACCGGCCACTCTGTCATCCGTCACAACCACATGGGTGACTGGGGCACGCAATTTGGGATGTTAATAGCCTATCTGGATGAGTGCGAGCAGTTCTCTGGTGAACGATCACTCGCTGATCTTGAAGGCTTCTATCGAGCCGCTAAGCGTCGCTTCGATGAAGACCCCGATTTTAAAACAAAAGCACGCGAATTTACCGTACGCCTGCAACAAGGGGATGGGAAGTGTCGTGATCTATGGCAGCGCTTTATCTCCACCTCTATTGAACACTGTGCAGAGATATACGATAAGCTTGATGTCTCGCTTCGTCGTGAAGATGTCGTTCCCGAGAGTTTCTATAATGACGATTTACCGCGTGTCATTGATGATCTACGGCATAAAGATCTGATCACAGAATCCGAAGGTGCCCTGTGTGTTTTCCTAGATGAGTTTAAGAACGACAACGATGAGGTGGTTCCCGTCATCGTGCAGAAATCGGATGGGGGCTTCCTCTACTCAACAACCGATCTTGCAGCTATTCGCTATAGAGCCAATGTTCTCAAGGCGCAACGAATAATATATGTGGTGGATTCTCGGCAGACACTACACCTACAGCAGGTCTTTGCAGTTGCCCGACATGCCGATTTTCTACCGCCCCAAACCTCCCTCGAACACATGCCCTTTGGCACCATGATGGGAAAAGATGGTAAACCGTTCAAGACTCGTCAAGGAGATACGGTAAAACTACTAGATCTACTCAACGAGGCCGAGCATCAGGCACTTAGTATTATCGAGGATAAAAATCCTGACTTAGAAGAGAGCGAGAAGAGAGCGCTTGCTCATACCATCGGTATTGGAGCCGTGAAGTATGCTGATCTCTCCAAAGCTCGAACCAATGACTATATTTTTGACCTTCAATCGATGCTCTCACTCGAAGGCAATACCGCTCCCTACCTACAGTATGCCTATACCCGTATAGTAAGCATCTTTCGCAAAATAGATTACAACCCGTCTGATGCCGATTTGAGTGCCGATTACTCTTTTCAACATCCTAATGAGCGCACCCTTGCCGTCTCCCTGACTCGCTTCTCCGAAACGGTTGAAGCCGTAGCGCATACAGGTATGCCCCATCTGCTCTGTAACTACCTCTACTCCCTTGCAAAACATTTTATGTCTTTTTACGAAAGTTGTCCTATCAGTACAGAGGCGGATCAGTCTGTGCGCGAGGCTAGATTGGCACTATGCCACGGCTCTTCTCAAACGCTTAAAGTTGGCCTCTCACTTCTTGGGATCGCAGTCGTTGAACGAATGTAG
- a CDS encoding pirin family protein, giving the protein MVTVRAAAKRGYFENSWLQSYHSFSFGDYYDEMQMGYSLLRVMNEDVIAPASGFPTHGHQNMEIVTYLLSGSLEHKDSMGNGSTIYPGEVQRMSAGRGVTHSEYNPSTTDETHLLQIWLLPNQRNIEPGYEQKRFEDEGRNHRWQLLASPTGEEGAVTIYSDTLLYAALLDPKRVLDYSFASDRVGYLQLASGELIVNGEALSAGDGARLSAGERLQLQGGGERAELLLFDLPQ; this is encoded by the coding sequence ATGGTGACAGTACGAGCAGCAGCTAAGCGGGGTTATTTTGAAAATAGCTGGTTACAGAGTTATCACAGCTTCTCTTTTGGTGATTACTACGATGAGATGCAGATGGGATACTCTCTGTTACGGGTCATGAATGAGGATGTGATTGCGCCGGCGAGCGGGTTTCCGACTCATGGCCATCAGAATATGGAGATTGTTACCTACCTGCTCTCCGGTAGCTTAGAGCATAAAGATAGTATGGGTAATGGGAGTACCATCTACCCGGGTGAGGTGCAACGAATGTCGGCGGGGAGGGGGGTGACCCACTCCGAATATAACCCTTCAACCACCGATGAGACCCATCTCTTGCAGATTTGGCTACTGCCAAACCAGCGCAATATTGAGCCAGGATATGAGCAGAAACGGTTTGAGGACGAGGGGCGTAACCATCGTTGGCAGCTACTGGCCTCTCCAACGGGAGAGGAGGGAGCAGTGACTATCTATAGCGACACCCTGCTCTATGCGGCGCTACTCGATCCTAAGCGGGTGCTTGACTACTCATTCGCTAGCGATAGGGTCGGTTATCTTCAGCTCGCTTCGGGGGAGCTAATCGTGAATGGTGAGGCGTTATCGGCAGGCGATGGGGCGAGGCTATCAGCCGGCGAGAGGTTACAGCTACAGGGAGGAGGGGAGAGAGCCGAGCTGTTGCTGTTTGATCTCCCCCAATAA
- a CDS encoding 1-acyl-sn-glycerol-3-phosphate acyltransferase, with protein sequence MLVIRSLLFYLGLALFTIPFTLLTTTLGWLLPFSLRRRVLGWWSIFALFWLKVTCQLNYRVIGRENIPTVQSAIILAKHQSAWETIAMQQILPTQTWVLKRELLWLPFFGWGLAMTRPVAINRTEGKKALKQVLEQGAQRLQQGIWLVVFPEGTRTAYGSRESRYAIGGAMLAAKTGTTVVPVAHNAGQFWPKDSFIKKPGTITLSIGPPIVADQKAAAINQQAQEWIEAECLRIG encoded by the coding sequence ATGCTTGTCATTCGTTCACTGCTGTTCTATCTCGGCTTAGCTCTGTTTACCATCCCTTTTACCCTCTTAACCACCACACTCGGTTGGCTACTCCCCTTTTCACTACGACGACGGGTGTTAGGATGGTGGAGTATTTTTGCCCTCTTTTGGTTAAAGGTCACCTGTCAACTCAACTATAGAGTTATCGGTAGAGAGAATATCCCTACAGTGCAAAGCGCGATTATTTTAGCTAAACACCAATCGGCATGGGAGACCATTGCCATGCAGCAGATTCTCCCAACTCAGACTTGGGTCTTAAAACGCGAACTACTGTGGCTACCCTTCTTCGGATGGGGACTGGCCATGACCCGACCGGTTGCTATCAACCGAACTGAGGGCAAAAAGGCGTTAAAACAGGTGTTAGAACAGGGAGCGCAGCGATTGCAACAGGGGATTTGGCTGGTCGTTTTTCCAGAGGGGACTCGAACTGCCTACGGCAGTCGAGAGAGTCGCTATGCCATTGGGGGAGCGATGTTAGCCGCCAAAACCGGCACCACTGTCGTGCCGGTAGCCCACAATGCAGGCCAATTTTGGCCTAAAGATAGCTTTATTAAAAAACCCGGCACCATTACCCTCTCTATCGGCCCGCCGATTGTAGCTGACCAAAAAGCGGCTGCCATTAATCAACAGGCTCAAGAGTGGATTGAGGCGGAGTGCCTCAGGATAGGATAG
- a CDS encoding D-glycero-beta-D-manno-heptose 1,7-bisphosphate 7-phosphatase, which produces MFHVEHWLPVNLPLPLAQRNLWFHVKHLIILDRDGVINLDSDHYIRSVEEFIPLPGSLEAIAKLYQAGYQIAIATNQSGIGRGYYSIETLEAMHHKLAQLLQPLGAQIDYIAYCPHAPEAKCHCRKPEIGLFEQIAAHFQRQNLIGIPTVGDSLRDIETGRNMGCQTALVRSGKGERTIANYSFRLQQWQIPLFSDLAEYVNHLLKNRGFT; this is translated from the coding sequence ATGTTTCATGTGGAACATTGGTTGCCGGTTAACCTCCCCCTCCCCCTAGCTCAAAGGAATCTCTGGTTTCACGTGAAACATCTCATTATTCTTGACCGCGACGGAGTGATTAATCTCGACTCCGATCACTACATCCGCAGCGTAGAGGAGTTTATCCCTCTCCCCGGCTCGCTAGAGGCAATCGCCAAACTGTACCAAGCCGGATATCAAATCGCTATCGCCACCAATCAATCAGGCATTGGCCGAGGCTACTATAGTATTGAGACTTTAGAAGCCATGCATCACAAACTAGCCCAACTGCTGCAACCACTAGGTGCCCAAATAGACTATATCGCCTACTGCCCCCACGCTCCCGAAGCTAAATGCCACTGCCGTAAACCAGAGATAGGTCTATTTGAACAGATAGCGGCCCACTTTCAACGCCAAAACTTAATTGGTATTCCAACGGTAGGAGATTCTCTGCGCGATATCGAAACCGGACGCAACATGGGCTGCCAAACCGCCTTGGTGCGTAGCGGTAAAGGAGAGCGTACAATAGCGAACTATAGCTTTCGCCTACAACAGTGGCAGATCCCTCTGTTTAGTGATCTGGCGGAGTATGTTAACCATCTTCTAAAAAATAGAGGTTTCACCTAA
- a CDS encoding pyrophosphatase — protein sequence MNQDSYQAMLATVQAFHDKHDFKGTGGEDLPYRMALMAEELGEIAACVTKGKPIEELAEESADLLILLMGTAISAGFDLNQAFWEKMEKINQRQSRMINGRIRVSEFK from the coding sequence ATGAATCAAGACTCATACCAAGCTATGCTCGCTACAGTGCAGGCGTTTCACGATAAACACGACTTTAAAGGCACTGGCGGTGAAGATCTCCCCTATCGCATGGCACTAATGGCAGAGGAGTTAGGCGAAATTGCCGCCTGTGTTACCAAAGGCAAGCCGATTGAGGAGCTAGCAGAAGAGAGTGCTGATCTACTGATTCTATTAATGGGTACCGCTATTTCCGCCGGTTTTGATCTAAACCAAGCCTTTTGGGAGAAGATGGAGAAGATTAATCAGCGCCAATCGCGTATGATTAATGGCCGAATTCGCGTCTCCGAATTTAAATAG
- a CDS encoding glycine--tRNA ligase subunit beta, whose protein sequence is MSTTMPPSPPDLLIEIGTEELPPKALNRLSRAFSDAIGTQLEQLRLPFKAIHSYATPRRLAVIVTAVSGQQPDQSVERRGPALKAAYDSQGKPTKALLGFAHSCGVPPEQLEQIQTPKGSWLLYRTQQPGQSLAQRLPQVIEQAVNLLPIPKRMRWGDLKAEFVRPVHWLTVLYGEKIIPIELLAQHSNRVTFGHRFMAPAAIELNSSADYLPSLQHAFVVADFEQRREQIRHQIEQAATTAGGRAVIDPDLLDEVTAMVEWPTAVVGSFDPEFLRIPAECLISAMKGHQKYFHLIDDRGKLLAKFITISNISSRQPHLVQQGNERVIRPRLADAAFFWQQDQKSTLDSRYEALDSIIFQQQLGTLKAKSERLQQLMARLATELKLPVKEAQQAARLCQCDLLTDMVGEFPELQGVMGRHYAVAEGIPTTVAAAMNEIYLPRHAGDTLPQGELGTALAIADRIDTLVGIFAIGQKPSGTKDPFALRRAALALLRLTIERQLPLNIYTLLQHAATLYQQQLDEPVIVSRLASSEVVTECFHYILERCNGYFSEQGIDSAITEAVIALSPPEPLDIAHRIEAVKRFQQQPQAAALAAANKRISNILRKNGHDLTHESAPIHADLFQHPEEQQLWQQLQQLGPVAEQLFQQRAYSEGLTLLATLKEVIDPFFDQVMVMAEDSAVRQNRLTLLSYIQRLFSQVADIAALPAEVN, encoded by the coding sequence ATGAGCACGACAATGCCCCCCTCCCCACCCGATCTATTAATTGAGATCGGTACCGAAGAGCTACCCCCCAAAGCGCTAAACAGATTGAGTCGCGCCTTTAGCGACGCTATCGGCACCCAGTTAGAGCAGCTTCGACTCCCCTTTAAAGCGATTCATAGCTATGCCACTCCGCGCCGATTAGCTGTTATTGTCACTGCCGTTAGCGGCCAACAGCCAGATCAGAGCGTTGAGCGGCGCGGCCCCGCCCTAAAAGCGGCCTACGATAGTCAAGGTAAACCGACCAAAGCGCTACTCGGCTTTGCCCACTCCTGCGGCGTTCCTCCAGAGCAGTTAGAGCAGATTCAGACCCCCAAAGGGAGCTGGTTACTCTATCGCACTCAACAGCCAGGCCAATCGCTCGCACAACGACTCCCCCAAGTTATCGAACAGGCAGTTAACCTGCTACCGATCCCGAAACGGATGCGCTGGGGCGACTTAAAGGCCGAATTTGTCCGGCCGGTACACTGGCTAACCGTGCTCTATGGTGAAAAGATCATTCCGATAGAGCTACTAGCGCAACACTCTAATAGAGTTACCTTTGGCCACCGCTTTATGGCTCCTGCCGCCATTGAGCTAAACTCCAGCGCTGACTACCTCCCCTCGCTACAACACGCCTTTGTCGTTGCCGATTTTGAACAGCGCCGTGAACAGATCCGCCACCAGATTGAACAGGCCGCAACGACCGCTGGGGGCAGAGCAGTCATTGACCCCGATCTACTCGATGAAGTGACCGCCATGGTCGAGTGGCCTACCGCTGTTGTCGGTAGCTTTGATCCTGAGTTTCTGCGTATCCCCGCTGAGTGCCTTATCTCCGCGATGAAAGGGCACCAAAAATATTTTCATCTTATTGATGATAGGGGCAAGCTACTGGCGAAATTTATTACCATTAGCAATATTAGCAGCCGCCAACCACACCTAGTACAGCAGGGCAATGAGCGAGTGATTCGTCCTCGCCTCGCCGATGCCGCCTTCTTCTGGCAGCAAGATCAAAAGAGCACGCTCGATAGTCGCTATGAGGCACTCGACAGCATTATTTTTCAACAGCAGCTAGGCACTCTCAAAGCCAAATCAGAGCGACTACAACAACTAATGGCTCGACTCGCGACCGAACTCAAACTTCCTGTTAAAGAGGCGCAACAGGCGGCACGACTCTGTCAATGTGATCTACTTACCGATATGGTCGGCGAATTTCCTGAACTACAGGGAGTGATGGGTCGCCACTATGCCGTAGCCGAGGGAATCCCTACAACCGTTGCCGCAGCGATGAATGAGATCTATCTCCCGCGCCATGCCGGCGATACCCTACCGCAGGGGGAGTTAGGCACCGCCCTAGCGATAGCAGATCGCATCGATACTCTAGTAGGTATCTTCGCTATTGGTCAAAAACCGAGCGGGACTAAAGATCCCTTCGCCCTGCGGCGAGCCGCCTTAGCCCTGCTACGACTAACCATTGAACGACAACTACCGCTCAATATCTATACTCTGTTACAGCACGCCGCCACGCTCTACCAGCAACAGCTAGATGAACCAGTCATCGTTAGCCGCCTAGCCTCTAGCGAAGTCGTCACCGAGTGCTTTCACTATATTTTAGAGCGCTGTAACGGCTACTTTAGCGAACAGGGTATCGATAGCGCTATTACCGAGGCGGTCATTGCCCTCTCCCCACCTGAACCGCTCGATATTGCCCATCGTATTGAAGCGGTAAAGAGATTTCAGCAGCAACCCCAAGCCGCAGCCCTAGCCGCAGCCAATAAGCGCATTAGTAATATTCTGCGTAAAAACGGCCACGACCTTACCCATGAGAGCGCCCCCATTCATGCCGATCTGTTTCAGCACCCCGAAGAGCAACAGCTATGGCAACAGCTACAACAACTCGGACCAGTAGCAGAGCAACTGTTCCAACAGCGAGCCTATAGCGAGGGGTTAACACTGCTAGCAACTCTAAAAGAGGTCATCGATCCCTTCTTTGATCAAGTCATGGTGATGGCAGAGGATAGCGCTGTGCGCCAAAACCGCCTCACCCTACTCTCCTATATACAGCGACTCTTTAGTCAAGTCGCCGATATTGCAGCCCTACCCGCGGAGGTAAATTAA
- the glyQ gene encoding glycine--tRNA ligase subunit alpha, whose translation MSTFQGLILALQDYWAKQGCVILQPLDLEVGAGTFHPATFLRSIGPEPWASAYVQPSRRPTDGRYGDNPNRLQHYYQFQVVIKPSPLDIQQLYLDSLRLLGIDPLDHDIRFVEDNWESPTLGAWGLGWEVWLNGMEVTQFTYFQQVGGLDCRPVTGEITYGLERIAMYLQGVESVYDLTWTHHGPAGAVSYGNIYHQNEVEQSHYNFDHANVTELLRLFDLYEAESNSLIAAELPLPAYEMVLKASHTFNLLDARHAISVTERQRYILRVRTLSRQVAESYYAARERLGFPMLSKMATANTNEVNR comes from the coding sequence ATCTCAACCTTTCAGGGATTAATTCTTGCCCTACAGGACTACTGGGCCAAACAGGGGTGCGTTATTCTACAACCGCTCGATCTGGAGGTCGGTGCCGGTACTTTTCATCCGGCAACCTTTCTGCGCTCCATCGGGCCAGAGCCATGGGCATCGGCCTATGTTCAGCCCTCTCGCCGACCGACCGATGGCCGCTATGGCGACAATCCTAACCGCCTACAGCACTACTATCAGTTTCAGGTGGTGATTAAACCTTCGCCACTCGATATTCAGCAGCTCTATCTTGACTCGCTGCGGCTGCTCGGTATCGATCCGCTCGATCACGATATTCGCTTTGTCGAGGATAACTGGGAATCCCCCACTCTCGGTGCCTGGGGACTAGGTTGGGAGGTCTGGCTTAACGGCATGGAGGTGACCCAATTTACCTATTTTCAACAGGTCGGTGGCCTCGACTGCCGTCCGGTAACCGGTGAGATCACCTACGGCTTAGAGCGTATTGCAATGTATCTACAAGGGGTCGAATCGGTTTACGATCTCACCTGGACCCACCATGGCCCTGCCGGTGCGGTGAGCTACGGCAATATCTACCACCAAAACGAGGTAGAGCAGTCACACTATAACTTCGATCACGCCAATGTCACTGAACTGCTGCGCCTGTTTGATCTCTATGAAGCTGAGTCGAACAGCCTCATCGCTGCCGAACTACCGCTACCCGCCTATGAGATGGTACTTAAAGCCTCTCATACCTTTAACCTACTCGACGCCCGCCACGCCATCTCGGTTACTGAGCGACAGCGCTATATTCTTAGAGTGCGCACCCTCTCTCGTCAGGTCGCTGAGAGCTACTACGCCGCCCGAGAGAGGCTCGGTTTCCCGATGTTATCCAAGATGGCCACTGCTAATACGAATGAGGTAAACCGCTAA
- the hda gene encoding DnaA regulatory inactivator Hda produces MTTQRYPQPPLNVQLRPSFTLHNFVIGANHELFNQLYRKQSAKSLFIWGEAGCGKSHLLQAMCQQASQQGVRSIYLPLEQIMALGVEILRGCDQIDLVAIDSVSFAATTLWEESLFHLFNQLRHNHHRLLVADRHPPEESQWQLNDLLSRWRWGPVYQLQPMDEAALIEALQLRAQDQGLSMSPQVGHYLLKHISRDTTKLFRLMDDLDYASLATQRRLTIPFIKQHLLQT; encoded by the coding sequence ATGACGACTCAGCGCTACCCTCAACCACCGCTCAATGTGCAGCTACGCCCTAGCTTTACCCTGCATAATTTTGTGATAGGCGCTAATCACGAACTGTTTAATCAGCTCTATCGCAAGCAGTCGGCTAAGTCGCTCTTTATCTGGGGAGAGGCGGGCTGTGGCAAGAGCCATCTGTTACAGGCGATGTGTCAACAGGCGAGTCAGCAGGGCGTCCGCTCTATCTATCTGCCACTAGAACAGATTATGGCACTGGGGGTGGAGATTCTGCGCGGTTGTGATCAGATCGATCTGGTCGCTATCGACTCGGTCTCGTTCGCCGCGACCACCTTGTGGGAGGAGAGCCTGTTCCACCTCTTTAACCAGCTACGCCACAACCACCACCGTCTGCTAGTCGCCGATCGCCACCCCCCTGAAGAGAGCCAGTGGCAGTTAAACGATCTCCTCTCCCGCTGGCGCTGGGGACCTGTCTATCAACTGCAACCGATGGATGAGGCGGCCTTAATCGAAGCGTTACAGCTACGGGCTCAGGATCAGGGGCTCTCAATGAGCCCGCAGGTCGGCCACTATCTGCTCAAACATATCTCTCGCGATACCACAAAGCTGTTTCGGCTGATGGATGATCTCGACTACGCTTCGCTAGCAACACAGCGACGGCTGACTATCCCCTTTATCAAACAGCATCTGCTCCAGACTTAA
- a CDS encoding AI-2E family transporter, which yields MLRLKISLLLLLTLTLLWLIGSLLMPILPPFLIGMLLAYIGDPLVDKLERRPLSRTRSVTIVFAAISVISLGILLVIVPLLQQQLAILLARIPEYISYFQNHWIPVLTQWIPVDEELFSLNSLLNQLKPNIEQTGQAFSSIFALISGSGMALIYWVTNLLLLPLVTFYMLRDWDIWIAFLARWIPRPIHPTVVKLMQESDSMLGAFFRGQLLVAMLLGTIYSIGLWWVGLEFSLLIGMVAGLVSIAPYLGFIVGIALASIAALLQFHDWTPLLSIVAVFSIAQLIEGFFLTPWLLGDKLGLHPVLVLFAIMAGGELFGFWGILLALPVTAVLAVWLRHGSRAYLNSSWYLAP from the coding sequence ATGCTTCGACTCAAAATATCGCTACTGCTGCTACTTACACTCACGCTGTTATGGCTCATTGGCTCGCTATTGATGCCGATTCTGCCCCCCTTTTTAATCGGTATGTTATTGGCCTATATCGGCGATCCGCTAGTTGACAAGCTAGAGAGGCGTCCACTCTCCCGCACCCGTTCAGTGACTATCGTCTTTGCCGCCATTTCGGTGATTAGCCTAGGGATTCTGCTCGTTATTGTGCCACTGCTACAGCAGCAGCTAGCGATTCTGCTAGCACGCATTCCAGAGTATATCAGCTACTTTCAAAACCACTGGATACCGGTATTAACCCAATGGATTCCGGTCGATGAGGAGCTATTTTCGCTCAATAGCCTGCTCAATCAGTTAAAACCAAATATAGAGCAGACTGGGCAGGCCTTTAGCTCGATCTTTGCTCTCATCTCCGGCTCAGGTATGGCGCTCATCTATTGGGTTACCAATCTGCTGCTACTGCCGCTGGTCACCTTCTATATGTTACGCGATTGGGATATTTGGATCGCCTTTCTCGCTCGCTGGATCCCCCGCCCTATCCATCCTACAGTGGTCAAACTGATGCAGGAGTCGGATAGTATGCTCGGTGCCTTCTTTCGCGGCCAATTGTTGGTCGCCATGCTGCTCGGCACCATCTACTCTATCGGTCTGTGGTGGGTGGGGCTAGAGTTCTCACTCCTTATCGGCATGGTTGCCGGTCTGGTGAGTATCGCCCCCTATCTTGGTTTTATCGTCGGTATTGCGCTAGCGAGTATCGCGGCGCTACTCCAGTTCCACGACTGGACACCACTGCTCTCAATTGTCGCCGTTTTCAGCATCGCGCAGCTAATTGAGGGCTTCTTCCTCACTCCTTGGTTATTGGGGGATAAACTCGGTCTCCATCCGGTACTGGTACTGTTTGCCATTATGGCTGGCGGTGAGCTGTTCGGTTTTTGGGGAATTCTGCTTGCCCTGCCGGTCACAGCTGTGCTGGCCGTCTGGTTACGCCACGGTAGTCGAGCCTATCTTAATAGTAGCTGGTATCTGGCCCCATGA
- a CDS encoding DUF2066 domain-containing protein yields MFRPTDHRYYVLLLTLLVLMPCQLQAVNMPELYQSAIYVATQSEQERQAALKQALQQVLQRMTGLRTLPNSDLLNSELLRASTYVQQYSYRSRLGGGTELWVEFDPITIERLIRTTGLPYWGVTRPLIMIWLVVGESGQLTLVDRFDTGLAKELLTDTATERGLPVVLPNLTDSNTRAISVATIQRTIDSRMEQIAANEGAQLILQGYLRPVGEQWQINLQLQQEGHNSERWQSRASSPSALIGHTIHQLADRLGRQLAFRLGGESESLRLQVSGVAQFEHYVRIFNYLQQLNAVKQLSLEQISGDTLQFMLTPKGDRRNIEQLIDLGELLTVDSNYPPPLYGDERSVELPSADLNYRLR; encoded by the coding sequence TTGTTCCGCCCAACAGACCACCGCTATTACGTTCTGCTACTGACACTACTCGTCCTGATGCCGTGTCAACTCCAGGCTGTTAATATGCCAGAGCTCTATCAGAGCGCCATCTATGTCGCCACCCAGAGTGAGCAGGAGCGGCAAGCGGCTCTAAAACAGGCCCTGCAACAGGTACTGCAACGAATGACCGGCCTGCGTACCCTACCGAACAGTGATCTGCTCAATAGTGAGCTCTTGCGTGCCTCAACCTATGTCCAACAGTATAGCTATCGCAGCCGCTTAGGGGGCGGAACCGAGTTGTGGGTAGAGTTCGATCCAATCACCATTGAGCGGCTGATTCGCACCACAGGCCTCCCCTACTGGGGAGTCACTCGACCGCTGATTATGATCTGGCTAGTGGTCGGTGAGTCGGGGCAGCTCACTTTAGTGGATCGCTTCGATACCGGTCTAGCGAAGGAGCTGCTAACCGACACAGCTACCGAACGGGGTCTGCCCGTGGTGCTACCTAATCTGACCGACAGCAACACCCGCGCTATCTCGGTAGCCACAATTCAACGCACTATCGATAGTCGGATGGAGCAGATTGCCGCTAACGAGGGGGCGCAGCTTATTTTGCAAGGCTATCTTCGTCCGGTCGGTGAACAGTGGCAGATTAACTTGCAGCTACAGCAGGAGGGGCACAATAGCGAGAGATGGCAGAGTCGTGCTAGCTCTCCTAGTGCGTTAATCGGTCACACTATTCATCAACTTGCCGATCGCCTCGGCCGCCAGCTCGCCTTTCGGCTCGGCGGAGAGAGTGAGTCCCTACGGCTACAGGTGAGTGGGGTGGCGCAGTTTGAGCACTATGTGCGCATCTTCAACTATCTACAGCAGCTCAATGCCGTTAAGCAGCTCTCTTTAGAGCAGATTAGTGGCGATACTCTACAGTTTATGCTGACTCCTAAAGGGGATCGACGCAACATCGAACAGCTAATCGATTTAGGTGAACTGTTAACCGTCGATAGTAACTATCCCCCTCCCCTCTATGGTGACGAGCGCTCTGTCGAGCTGCCGAGTGCCGATCTAAACTATCGTCTGCGCTAA